From the genome of Corallococcus soli:
GGGTGATGGTCTGCAGGCCGTAGGCGTTCACCATCGCGCGCGCCGAGTGCCGGCCCACGACGTGGCCCGCCTCGTGCGCCATCACGCCCGCCAGCTCCGCCTCCGTGTCCGCCGCCAGCAGCAGGCCCGTGTAGACGTAGAGGAAGCCGCCCGGCGTGGCGAAGGCGTTGACCTGCTTCGGGTCGTTGATGACGTTGACCTTCCACTTCACCCCGGGGCGGTCCTTGTTGGCCTGCGCCAGGATGGGGGCGGAGATGCCGCGCACGTACTCCAGCACCGCCGGGTCCTCCACGTACTTGATGTTCTCCTTCGTCTCCAACTCCTTCTTCACCTGGAGGCCGAGCTGGTTCTCCTGCTCGTCGGAGATGAACGCCTTGGCGATCGCCTTCTCCGCGCCGATGCGCTGCTTCGTGCAGCCGGCGGTGAGGCCCGAGGCCAGGGTGAGGGTCAGGATTGCGGTGGCCATCCGTTGCATGGGCGGGTCGTCCCTTCGCTTGCGAGGTTGTGGCGTGTCCGCCCCCTCGTAGTCACGCCGGCGCGCGCCGGGCAAGCCCCTTGCCGGCCCGGTTTTCAACGCACGAAAGAGGCCGCCAGGGGTGCTATGGGGCCCGCTGGATGCCTGAGCTACCGGAAGTGGAGATCGCCCGGCGCAACCTCGCGCGCTGGTTCAAGGGCCACCGCGTCGTGCGTGCGGAAGCGGACGCCACCCGCGTCTTCCGGGGCGCGGAGCTTGCGCACTTCGCCCGGCTCACCGGCCGGGTGGAGGCCCTGGAGCGCAAGGGAAAGTACCTGCTGCTCACCCTGGAGGGCGGCCGGGGCCTGATGGCCCACCTGGGGATGACCGGGAAGTTCGTGCGCCGCGCGCAGGGGGAGGTCGTCCCCTACAGCCGCGCCCGCTTCCACCTGGACGACGGCTTCGTCATCCACTTCTGCGATCCCCGCCTCTTCGGCCGGATGGAGCCCGTGCCCTCTGGCGGCCTGTGGGAGCTGGCGTCGGTGAAGGCCCTGGGGAGGGATCCGCTGACGGAGGGCCTCACCGGGCCCCAGCTCCAGGAGGCGGTGGGGGACTCGAAGCAGGACCTGAAGGTGGCGCTGATGGACCAGGGCCGGGTGGCGGGCCTGGGCAACATCCACGCGGCGGAGGCGCTCTTCCGCGCGGGCGTGCACCCGGCCCGCAAGCCCGCGTCCCTCACGCCGCCGGAGTGGCAGCGGCTGGCGGAAGGGGTCCACGCCGCGTTCGACTTCGCCTTCAAGGAGCAGGAGGGCGAGGACATCGTCTACCTGGAAGAGCCGGGATCCGTGAACCGCTTCCTCGTCTACGGGCGGGCGGAGGGGCCGTGTTCGAGGTGCGGAACGACGGTGGAGTCCTTCACCCAGGGTGGACGCACCACGCATTTCTGTCCGAAGTGTCAGCCGCTCCCCAAGGGCCCCGCCCGTCCTGGAAAGCCGCCGAAGAGGCCCTCGCGGGTCGTTGACGGCGCGAAGCCCCGCTCCCGTAGACGTTGACACCCCTGGGGGGCATGGCTTGAATCGCCCGCCCTTTACACCCGGCCGCGTCATGTCGTGGCCCCGGAGACCGTTGACCATGCCTCACGTCCTGCTGGCGGCGCTGCTCGTCGCCTCGTCCACGGCCACCGCGCAGACGCCGGTGCCTGATGGTGGCTCGCCCGCCGCGGCACCCCAGGAGTCGGCTCCGGCCGAAGCTCCCGCCCCCGCCTCGGCCACACCGGCCCCTGCTGCCTCCACCGACGGCGCCGTCAGCCGCGAGGAGCTGGAGCAGCGGCTGGAGGCCACCCGTCAGGAGCTGCGCGAGGACATCCGCGCGCAGACGGCCACCCAGGCCGTGGCCAACAACGACTGGCAGGAGGAGTGGACGGAGGAGAAGCGCAAGCTGGAGCTGTTCACGCTCGACGGCTACCTGCGCGTGCGCCCCACGCTCTTCTCCAACTTCGACCTGGGCAAGCCCGCGCTGCCGGCCGGCACGCCCCTGGGCCGCCAGCTGTGGACGCGCTCGCCGCGCTCCCCCACGGAGCACACCCAGGCGGGCGCCAACATGCGCTTCCGCCTGGAGCCGTCCTTCAACGTCTCCGAGGACGTGCGCGTCAAGGTGCAGGTGGACGCCCTGGACAACATCCTGCTGGGCTCCAACCCGGACAGCGCCTACAGCGGCGACGGGCGCAACAACTTCACGCTCTTCTCCGAGAACCAGACCCCGGGCAACTCCGGCATCAACGCGTTCAAGGACTCCGTGCAGGTCCGGCGCGCGTACGGCGAGGTGACGACGCCGGTGGGCATCCTGCGCTTCGGCCGCATGGGCAGCCACTGGGGCGTGGGCATGCTGCGCAACGACGGCAACTGCCTGGACTGCGACTACGGCGACACGGTGGACCGCATCCAGTTCGTCACCGAGCCGTTCGCCGGCTGGTACGTGACGCCCATGCTGGACTTCAACTCGGAGGGCGTGACGTCCGAGCGCGCCAACTCCCTGGGCGAGCCGGTGGACCTCACCCAGTCCGACGACAGCCACAGCCTGGTGCTGGCCATCGCGCGGCGCGACACCGAGCAGCAGGAGCGCGCCAAGCTGGACAACAACCAGGGCGTGCTCAACTACGGCCTGTACTT
Proteins encoded in this window:
- a CDS encoding M48 family metallopeptidase, whose translation is MQRMATAILTLTLASGLTAGCTKQRIGAEKAIAKAFISDEQENQLGLQVKKELETKENIKYVEDPAVLEYVRGISAPILAQANKDRPGVKWKVNVINDPKQVNAFATPGGFLYVYTGLLLAADTEAELAGVMAHEAGHVVGRHSARAMVNAYGLQTITQVALGQNPGTAAQIAAQLAGGGLQLAHGRSEETEADEYGARYSSAAGFDPNGLIAFFEKLQKMQGAQPAVLKWLSTHPTNADRIAHLRKIIAQQGLKGGRNDAGGLTAIQAKLPK
- the mutM gene encoding bifunctional DNA-formamidopyrimidine glycosylase/DNA-(apurinic or apyrimidinic site) lyase; the protein is MPELPEVEIARRNLARWFKGHRVVRAEADATRVFRGAELAHFARLTGRVEALERKGKYLLLTLEGGRGLMAHLGMTGKFVRRAQGEVVPYSRARFHLDDGFVIHFCDPRLFGRMEPVPSGGLWELASVKALGRDPLTEGLTGPQLQEAVGDSKQDLKVALMDQGRVAGLGNIHAAEALFRAGVHPARKPASLTPPEWQRLAEGVHAAFDFAFKEQEGEDIVYLEEPGSVNRFLVYGRAEGPCSRCGTTVESFTQGGRTTHFCPKCQPLPKGPARPGKPPKRPSRVVDGAKPRSRRR
- a CDS encoding TIGR04551 family protein yields the protein MPHVLLAALLVASSTATAQTPVPDGGSPAAAPQESAPAEAPAPASATPAPAASTDGAVSREELEQRLEATRQELREDIRAQTATQAVANNDWQEEWTEEKRKLELFTLDGYLRVRPTLFSNFDLGKPALPAGTPLGRQLWTRSPRSPTEHTQAGANMRFRLEPSFNVSEDVRVKVQVDALDNILLGSNPDSAYSGDGRNNFTLFSENQTPGNSGINAFKDSVQVRRAYGEVTTPVGILRFGRMGSHWGVGMLRNDGNCLDCDYGDTVDRIQFVTEPFAGWYVTPMLDFNSEGVTSERANSLGEPVDLTQSDDSHSLVLAIARRDTEQQERAKLDNNQGVLNYGLYFTYRTQRYATLGDTSGTPINPDPVGNVVNPTFLPRGGTMYVPDLWFKYAEKKFRIEAEFAAQLGSIDGRALTTADPASQSLRIAQFGGVLQTEFHVIENKLHLGVEAGFASGDKAPGFGNYPGRQGTGSDGNTAPGDVEGRQYRCDTGGCSDNAIRNFRFNRDYRVDLILWRSILNGVTDAFYVKPGLKYSIAEGFDVFGSIIYSQAFYGESTPSSVSKSLGFEADVGARYVTEDGFVAGIDYGILFPLAGLKDLNVPAQELGTAHSIRGTLAIKF